From a region of the Triticum aestivum cultivar Chinese Spring chromosome 7D, IWGSC CS RefSeq v2.1, whole genome shotgun sequence genome:
- the LOC123167102 gene encoding ABC transporter G family member 4 gives MWLIHQLVTDWPQVAWPPYLHYHPSTSIESFHSFLAISGRTTMATITTTTVTEPDNADETSPPLKNVMYELAARNIYYAKPAAAPTLSFGRLLRPCGAALATPDYILRDVSLTARAGEILAVVGPSGAGKSTLLDILAVRTAPTHGRLLLNSAPLRSSSFRRLSAHVPQADVALSLLTVAETFTFAASLLYHTSASAASTAVTALLADLRLAHAAHTRVSASRLSGGERRRVSIGLALLCNPGVLLLDEPTSGLDSSSAFVVVGCLRAVAAARGTTVVLSIHQPSARLLSAVDSLLLLSRGTVLHHGSLASLDAALLSHGFAVPAQLNPLEYALEVIDQIPHPSPSSPEPKSSQDLTTKASYSDRHRPAMATPPSLLCTSPCSRIHEFVVLYKRAWKVVYRSKQLLLTNFLEAVIVGTLLGTIYINAGYGEAGAHKRLGLFAFTLTFLLTSTTETLPTFVTERPIVLAETAAGLYRLSSHATAATMVFLPYLLAVALLYSSCVYFLVGLCASPAAFAVFVLVVWAVVLTANSFVLFISSFAPDYIAGMSLVSVSLAGFFLFSGYFLSRESTPVYWVFMHYASPYKYALDAMLANEYSCAANRCFGVAGAGDECSETGRDVLAARGLTAEERWTGVQVLFGFFLLYRVLYWVVLSRRASRAKR, from the coding sequence ATGTGGCTAATTCACCAACTTGTGACTGACTGGCCGCAAGTGGCCTGGCCTCCCTATCTACATTACCACCCCTCTACCTCCATTGAATCCTTCCATTCCTTTCTtgccatctccggccgcaccacaATGGCCACCATAACCACCACAACTGTCACCGAACCTGACAATGCCGACGAGACTTCACCACCACTCAAGAATGTCATGTACGAGCTAGCCGCCCGGAATATCTACTACGCGAAGCCGGCCGCGGCGCCGACGTTGTCCTTCGGGCGGCTCTTAAGGCCTTGCGGCGCGGCCCTTGCGACGCCCGACTACATCCTCCGCGACGTGTCGCTCACGGCGCGGGCGGGGGAGATCCTGGCCGTCGTCGGCCCGAGCGGCGCCGGCAAGTCCACGCTGCTCGACATCCTAGCGGTGCGGACCGCGCCCACCCACGGGCGCCTCCTGCTCAACTCGGCGCCTCTCCGGTCCTCCTCCTTCCGCCGCCTCTCCGCCCACGTTCCCCAGGCGGACGTCGCGCTGTCGCTGCTCACCGTAGCCGAGACGTTCACCTTCGCCGCGTCGCTGCTTTACCATACGTCGGCGTCCGCGGCCTCGACCGCGGTCACGGCGCTCCTCGCCGACCTCCGTCTGGCGCACGCGGCTCACACGCGGGTCTCCGCGTCCCGGCTATCGGGAGGCGAGCGCCGGCGGGTGTCCATTGGCCTCGCCCTGCTCTGCAACCCCGGGGTGCTCCTCCTCGACGAGCCGACCTCCGGCCTCGACTCCTCCTCGGCGTTCGTGGTCGTCGGCTGCCTCCGCGCCGTGGCGGCCGCCAGAGGCACGACAGTGGTGCTGTCCATCCACCAGCCCAGCGCGCGCCTCCTCTCCGCCGTGGATTCGCTCCTCCTCCTGTCCCGCGGCACCGTCCTCCACCACGGCTCCCTCGCCTCCCTCGACGCCGCCCTCCTCTCACACGGCTTCGCCGTCCCCGCGCAGCTCAACCCGCTAGAGTACGCCCTCGAGGTCATCGACCAGATACCCCATCCCTCGCCCTCCTCCCCTGAACCAAAGTCATCGCAAGATCTCACAACCAAGGCATCGTATTCGGACCGCCACAGGCCGGCCATGGCGACACCGCCGTCGCTGTTGTGTACTTCGCCCTGCTCGCGGATACATGAGTTCGTGGTTCTGTACAAAAGGGCGTGGAAGGTGGTGTATCGGAGCAAGCAGCTGCTATTGACCAACTTCCTCGAGGCTGTGATCGTCGGGACACTGCTGGGCACCATCTACATCAACGCCGGCTATGGTGAGGCCGGCGCGCACAAGCGACTGGGGCTCTTCGCCTTCACGCTGACGTTCCTGCTCACCTCCACCACGGAGACGCTGCCGACGTTCGTCACTGAGCGGCCGATCGTGCTCGCTGAGACGGCGGCGGGTCTGTACCGGCTGTCCTCCCACGCCACCGCGGCCACGATGGTGTTCCTCCCGTACCTCCTGGCGGTGGCGCTGCTCTACTCCTCGTGCGTCTACTTCCTCGTCGGCCTCTGCGCGTCGCCGGCGGCATTCGCAGTGTTTGtgctggtggtgtgggcggtggtGCTCACGGCCAACTCCTTCGTGCTGTTCATAAGCTCGTTCGCGCCGGACTACATCGCGGGGATGTCGCTGGTGTCGGTATCGCTGGCCGGGTTCTTCCTCTTCTCGGGCTACTTTCTGTCGCGGGAGAGCACGCCGGTGTACTGGGTGTTCATGCACTACGCCTCTCCCTACAAGTACGCGCTGGACGCCATGCTCGCCAACGAGTACTCGTGCGCGGCCAACCGGTGCTTCGGGGTGGCCGGCGCCGGAGATGAGTGCTCTGAGACGGGGCGCGACGTGCTGGCGGCGAGGGGGCTCACGGCGGAGGAGCGGTGGACGGGAGTGCAGGTGCTGTTTGGATTCTTCCTCCTCTACCGGGTGCTCTACTGGGTCGTGCTCAGCCGGAGAGCATCCAGAGCCAAGAGGTGA